In the Mycolicibacterium thermoresistibile genome, one interval contains:
- a CDS encoding ABC transporter ATP-binding protein, whose product MVTGRLHEAAKIAPPPERSWVGADLWRLLPYLMPYRARWTAMITVAVVSLSATVAIPLMTKAVIDGPVRQQDQQGLWILGSAAMAVGISEAVLMFIRRWLVARATMGVEADIRKDLYARLQILPMSFHGRWQSGQLVSRVMNDLSTIRRLLSFGLVFLVLNGLQIAVVTSILLAMYWPLGVVALLSIVPITMTVLHFQRLYTRLSRQAQDETGHVATHVEEAALGVRVVKSFGRERYSYDRFDEQATRLFRTQVGRVEVSARFWTLLEIIPNLTLIVVLGFGAYAAGTGLVTMGTLVAFITMMLSLVWPIASLGFLLSMTQESMTAANRIAEIFDAPIEITDGPITTPPRRGRLELRDVGFKFPDSGGVGASGGQDTWVLRHVTVTVEPGETLALVGPTGSGKSVLVSLLSRLYDVTEGQIRIDGIDIRELSLDALRRTVATAFEDPTLFSVSVEENLRLGRPPANPASDAELAEAIEIAAAEFVHDLPYGLHTRIGEQGMSLSGGQRQRLSLARAVLAAPTILVLDDTLSALDVHTEAVVTEALRRVLRDVTGIVVANRASTVLLADRVALLERVGPDGATITHVGTHAELLADVPQYRYLLAADPDLDDGAEPTPEWEFEQQRDRLSHLQQEQAATDTETVPPERRRLERESR is encoded by the coding sequence GTGGTGACCGGTCGTCTGCACGAGGCCGCGAAGATCGCGCCCCCGCCGGAGCGGTCGTGGGTGGGCGCGGATCTGTGGCGGCTGCTGCCGTATCTGATGCCCTACCGGGCGCGGTGGACCGCGATGATCACCGTCGCGGTCGTGAGTCTGAGCGCCACCGTGGCGATTCCGCTGATGACGAAGGCCGTCATCGACGGTCCGGTGCGCCAGCAGGATCAGCAGGGGCTGTGGATCCTGGGCAGCGCCGCGATGGCGGTCGGCATCTCCGAGGCGGTGTTGATGTTCATCCGCCGCTGGTTGGTGGCGCGGGCCACGATGGGGGTGGAGGCCGACATCCGCAAGGACCTCTACGCCCGGCTGCAGATCCTGCCGATGTCCTTCCACGGCCGGTGGCAGTCCGGTCAGCTGGTGTCGCGGGTGATGAACGACCTGTCCACCATCCGCCGCCTGCTGTCGTTCGGCCTGGTGTTCCTGGTGCTCAACGGTCTGCAGATCGCCGTGGTCACCTCGATTCTGCTGGCGATGTACTGGCCGCTCGGGGTGGTGGCGCTGCTGTCGATCGTGCCGATCACCATGACCGTGCTGCACTTTCAGCGGCTCTACACCCGGTTGTCGCGGCAGGCGCAGGACGAGACCGGCCATGTGGCAACACATGTCGAGGAGGCCGCGCTCGGGGTGCGGGTGGTCAAGTCGTTCGGCCGGGAGCGCTACAGCTACGACCGGTTCGACGAGCAGGCCACCAGGTTGTTCCGGACCCAGGTGGGCCGGGTGGAGGTGTCCGCGCGGTTCTGGACGCTGCTGGAGATCATCCCGAACCTGACGCTGATCGTGGTGCTGGGTTTCGGCGCCTACGCGGCCGGCACCGGTCTGGTGACGATGGGCACCCTGGTCGCGTTCATCACGATGATGCTGTCGCTGGTGTGGCCGATCGCCTCGCTGGGCTTTCTGCTGTCGATGACCCAGGAGTCGATGACCGCGGCCAACCGCATCGCCGAGATCTTCGATGCGCCCATCGAGATCACCGACGGCCCGATCACCACACCGCCGCGGCGGGGCCGGCTCGAGTTGCGGGATGTCGGCTTCAAGTTCCCGGATAGCGGCGGTGTGGGCGCGTCCGGCGGCCAGGACACCTGGGTCCTGCGGCATGTCACGGTCACCGTCGAACCGGGGGAGACGCTGGCGCTGGTCGGGCCGACCGGGTCGGGCAAGTCGGTGCTGGTGTCGCTGTTGTCCCGGCTCTACGACGTCACCGAGGGGCAGATCCGCATCGACGGCATCGACATCCGGGAGCTGTCGCTGGATGCGCTGCGCCGCACGGTGGCCACCGCGTTCGAGGATCCGACGCTGTTCTCGGTGTCGGTGGAGGAGAACCTCAGACTCGGCCGTCCGCCGGCCAATCCGGCCAGTGACGCCGAACTCGCCGAGGCGATCGAGATCGCCGCCGCCGAGTTCGTCCACGACCTGCCGTACGGGTTGCACACCCGCATCGGGGAGCAGGGCATGAGCCTGTCCGGCGGCCAGCGGCAACGGTTGTCGCTGGCGCGGGCGGTGCTGGCCGCGCCGACGATCCTGGTGCTCGACGACACGCTCAGCGCGCTGGACGTGCACACCGAGGCGGTCGTCACCGAGGCGTTGCGGCGGGTGCTGCGCGATGTCACCGGGATCGTGGTCGCCAACCGGGCCTCGACGGTGCTGCTGGCCGACCGGGTGGCGCTGCTGGAGCGGGTCGGGCCCGACGGTGCCACCATCACCCACGTCGGCACCCACGCCGAGCTGTTGGCCGATGTGCCGCAGTACCGCTATCTCCTGGCCGCCGACCCGGACCTCGACGACGGCGCCGAGCCGACGCCGGAATGGGAGTTCGAACAGCAGCGCGACCGGCTCAGCCACCTGCAGCAGGAGCAGGCGGCCACCGACACCGAGACGGTGCCGCCGGAGCGCCGCCGGTTGGAGCGGGAGTCCCGATGA
- a CDS encoding ABC transporter ATP-binding protein, producing the protein MNIEAAARRTLYRQTQAPDGDLRSLADRALLRRIWRFSARHHRRLALFVGLSVIIALLGVATPVLAGKVVDVIVGGGPAVTVITLAGVIALVAVAEAAVSLVNRWLSANIGEGLILDLRTAVFDHVQRMPVAFFTRTRTGALVSRLGHDVMGAQRAFSDTLSGVVSNVVTLSLTLAVMVGISWQITVVSLLLVPLFIVPARRIGARMADLSRAAALYNATMNTQMTERFSAPGATLVKLFGDPATESAEFARHADRVREIGVRRAMLQSTFMNSLTLMSALALALVYGLGGVLAIGGQLQAGAIVSLALLLTRLYAPLTALANARVEIISALVSFERVFEVLDLEPLIRQRPGATVVPDGPVSVEFDDVRFAYPSADKVSLASLEEVAVLDDRGGEPVLHGISFTAQPGQLVALVGSSGAGKSTIASLVARLYDVDTGAVRLGGVDVRDLTFASLRDTVGMVTQDGHLFHESIRSNLLLADPTATEEQLWEALRRARLADLVAEMPDGLDTVVGERGYRLSGGQRQRLTIARLLLGRARVVVLDEATASLDSESEAAVQQALAEALAGRTSIVIAHRLSTVRAADLILVVEDGRIVERGTHDQLLARRGRYAELYETQFGAGQAAA; encoded by the coding sequence ATGAATATCGAGGCGGCCGCGCGACGCACGCTCTACCGGCAGACCCAGGCGCCCGACGGGGATCTGCGGTCCCTGGCCGATCGGGCGCTGCTGCGGCGCATCTGGCGGTTCTCGGCGCGGCATCACCGCAGGCTGGCGCTGTTCGTCGGGCTCAGCGTGATCATCGCGCTGCTCGGTGTGGCCACCCCGGTGCTGGCCGGCAAGGTGGTCGACGTGATCGTCGGCGGCGGTCCGGCTGTGACCGTCATCACACTGGCCGGGGTCATCGCACTGGTCGCCGTGGCGGAGGCGGCCGTGTCGCTGGTGAACCGGTGGCTGTCGGCCAACATCGGCGAGGGTCTGATCCTGGACCTGCGCACCGCGGTGTTCGACCACGTGCAGCGGATGCCGGTGGCGTTCTTCACCCGTACCCGCACCGGCGCGCTGGTCAGCCGGCTGGGCCATGACGTGATGGGCGCGCAGCGGGCGTTCTCCGACACGCTGTCCGGGGTGGTGTCCAACGTCGTCACGTTGTCGTTGACGCTGGCGGTGATGGTCGGCATCTCCTGGCAGATCACGGTGGTGTCGCTGTTGCTGGTGCCGTTGTTCATCGTCCCGGCGCGGCGCATCGGCGCCCGGATGGCGGATCTGTCGCGGGCGGCGGCGCTGTACAACGCGACGATGAACACCCAGATGACCGAGCGGTTCTCGGCCCCGGGCGCCACCCTGGTCAAGCTGTTCGGCGATCCGGCGACCGAGTCGGCCGAGTTCGCCCGTCACGCCGACCGGGTGCGGGAGATCGGGGTGCGCCGCGCGATGCTGCAGTCGACGTTCATGAACTCGTTGACGCTGATGTCGGCGCTGGCGTTGGCGCTGGTGTACGGGCTGGGCGGGGTGCTGGCCATCGGCGGGCAGTTGCAGGCCGGCGCGATCGTGTCGCTGGCGTTGTTGCTGACCCGGCTGTACGCGCCGTTGACGGCCCTGGCCAACGCCCGGGTCGAGATCATCAGTGCGCTGGTCAGTTTCGAGCGGGTGTTCGAGGTGCTCGACCTTGAGCCGCTGATCCGGCAGCGTCCGGGCGCCACCGTGGTGCCCGACGGCCCGGTGTCGGTGGAGTTCGACGATGTGCGGTTCGCCTACCCGTCGGCGGACAAGGTGTCGCTGGCCTCGCTGGAGGAGGTCGCCGTGTTGGACGACCGCGGCGGGGAGCCGGTGCTGCACGGTATTTCGTTCACCGCGCAGCCCGGTCAGCTGGTGGCGCTGGTCGGCTCGTCGGGTGCCGGGAAGTCGACGATCGCCTCACTGGTGGCGCGGCTGTACGACGTCGACACCGGTGCGGTGCGGCTCGGTGGTGTCGATGTGCGCGACCTGACGTTCGCGTCGCTGCGGGACACGGTCGGCATGGTGACGCAGGACGGGCACCTGTTCCACGAGTCGATCCGGTCGAATCTGTTGTTGGCCGATCCGACCGCCACCGAGGAACAGCTCTGGGAGGCGCTGCGCCGGGCTCGGCTGGCCGATCTGGTCGCCGAGATGCCCGACGGGCTGGACACCGTCGTCGGGGAGCGCGGTTACCGGTTGTCCGGCGGGCAGCGGCAGCGGCTGACCATCGCCCGGCTGCTGCTCGGCCGGGCCCGGGTGGTGGTGCTCGACGAGGCGACCGCCTCGCTGGACTCGGAGTCCGAGGCGGCGGTGCAGCAGGCGCTGGCCGAGGCGTTGGCCGGCCGCACCTCGATCGTGATCGCGCACCGGCTGTCGACGGTGCGGGCCGCCGATCTGATCCTGGTGGTCGAGGACGGCCGCATCGTCGAACGCGGCACCCACGATCAGTTGCTGGCCCGCCGGGGCCGCTACGCCGAGTTGTACGAGACCCAGTTCGGCGCCGGGCAGGCGGCGGCATGA
- the prrA gene encoding two-component system response regulator PrrA has translation MDSGNSPRVLVVDDDPDVLASLERGLRLSGFEVSTAVDGAEALRSATETRPDAIVLDINMPVLDGVSVVTALRAMDNDVPVCVLSARSSVDDRVAGLEAGADDYLVKPFVLAELVARVKALLRRRGSSATSSSETIVVGPLEVDIPGRRARVNGQDVDLTKREFDLLAVLAEHKTAVLSRAQLLELVWGYDFAADTNVVDVFIGYLRRKLEATGAPRLLHTVRGVGFVLRTQ, from the coding sequence ATGGACAGTGGAAATTCGCCCCGGGTCCTCGTGGTCGACGACGACCCCGACGTGCTCGCTTCGTTGGAGCGCGGGCTGAGACTGTCCGGGTTCGAGGTGTCCACCGCGGTCGACGGCGCCGAAGCGCTGCGCAGCGCCACCGAGACCCGCCCGGACGCGATCGTGCTCGACATCAACATGCCGGTGCTCGACGGCGTCAGCGTGGTCACCGCGTTGCGGGCGATGGACAACGACGTGCCGGTCTGCGTGCTGTCGGCGCGCAGCTCGGTGGACGACCGGGTCGCCGGGCTGGAGGCCGGCGCCGACGACTACCTGGTCAAACCGTTCGTGCTCGCCGAGCTGGTGGCCCGCGTCAAGGCGCTGCTGCGCCGCCGCGGATCGTCGGCGACCTCATCCTCGGAGACCATCGTGGTCGGCCCGCTGGAGGTGGACATCCCCGGCCGGCGGGCCCGGGTCAACGGCCAGGACGTCGACCTGACCAAACGCGAGTTCGACCTGCTCGCGGTGCTGGCCGAGCACAAGACGGCGGTGCTGTCGCGGGCCCAGCTGCTGGAGCTGGTGTGGGGTTACGACTTCGCCGCCGACACCAACGTCGTCGACGTGTTCATCGGCTACCTGCGCCGCAAGCTGGAGGCGACCGGCGCGCCGCGGCTGCTGCACACCGTGCGCGGCGTCGGCTTCGTCCTGCGGACCCAGTAG
- a CDS encoding HAMP domain-containing sensor histidine kinase: MNLVTRLFRRTPSLRTRVAFATAIAAAIVVGIVGVVVWVGITNDRKERLDRRLDEAAGFALPFVPRGLEQIPPSPNDQDVVITVRRGDEVRSNSEVVLPELDADYADTYIDGVRYRVRTVQTPYPIRTTLAVGATYDDTIADTANLHRRVILICTLAIGAATIAGWLLAAFAVRPFKQLAAQARSIDAGDEVPDVEIRGATEAVEIADAVKGMLQRIWKEQDRTKAALASARDFASAAAHELRTPLTAMRTNLEVLSTLDMPEEQRKEVLADVIRTQSRIEATLSALERLAQGELSTSDDHVPVDITELLDRAAHEAMRIYPDLEVSLVPAPTVIIVGLPAGLRLAVDNAIANAVKHGGATRVQLSAVSSREGVEIAIDDNGTGVPEEERERVFDRFTRGSTASHSGSGLGLALVAQQAEIHGGTASLEASPLGGARLVLRLPGPR, encoded by the coding sequence ATGAACCTCGTCACCAGGCTGTTCCGCCGCACCCCGTCACTGCGGACCCGCGTCGCGTTCGCCACGGCGATCGCGGCGGCCATCGTCGTCGGCATCGTCGGCGTGGTGGTGTGGGTGGGCATCACCAACGACCGCAAGGAACGGCTGGACCGCCGGCTCGACGAGGCCGCCGGGTTCGCGCTGCCGTTCGTGCCGCGCGGTCTGGAGCAGATCCCGCCGTCGCCCAACGACCAGGACGTGGTGATCACCGTCCGGCGCGGCGACGAGGTCCGGTCGAACTCCGAGGTGGTGCTGCCCGAGCTCGACGCCGACTACGCCGACACCTACATCGACGGCGTGCGCTACCGGGTGCGCACCGTGCAGACGCCGTATCCGATCCGTACCACGCTGGCCGTCGGCGCGACCTACGACGACACCATCGCCGATACCGCCAACCTGCACCGCCGGGTGATCCTGATCTGCACCCTGGCGATCGGCGCCGCCACCATCGCCGGATGGCTGCTGGCCGCGTTCGCGGTGCGGCCGTTCAAACAGCTGGCCGCCCAGGCCCGCTCCATCGACGCCGGCGACGAGGTGCCCGACGTGGAGATCCGCGGCGCCACCGAGGCCGTCGAGATCGCCGACGCCGTCAAGGGCATGCTGCAGCGCATCTGGAAGGAACAGGACCGCACCAAGGCGGCGCTGGCGTCGGCGCGCGATTTCGCGTCGGCCGCCGCCCATGAACTGCGGACCCCGCTGACCGCGATGCGCACCAACCTCGAGGTGCTGTCCACCCTGGACATGCCCGAGGAGCAGCGCAAGGAGGTGCTCGCCGACGTCATCCGCACCCAGTCGCGGATCGAGGCGACGCTCAGCGCGCTGGAACGGCTGGCCCAGGGTGAGCTGTCGACCTCCGACGACCATGTGCCGGTCGACATCACCGAGCTGCTGGACCGGGCCGCGCACGAGGCGATGCGCATCTACCCCGACCTCGAGGTGTCGCTGGTGCCGGCGCCGACGGTGATCATCGTGGGCCTGCCGGCCGGACTGCGGCTGGCGGTGGACAACGCGATCGCCAACGCCGTCAAACACGGCGGGGCCACCCGGGTGCAGTTGTCGGCGGTCAGTTCCCGCGAAGGGGTGGAGATCGCGATCGACGACAACGGCACCGGTGTGCCCGAGGAGGAACGCGAGCGGGTGTTCGACCGGTTCACCCGCGGATCGACCGCGTCGCACTCCGGGTCCGGGCTCGGGCTGGCGCTGGTCGCCCAGCAGGCCGAGATCCACGGCGGCACCGCGTCGCTGGAGGCCAGTCCGCTGGGCGGGGCGCGCCTGGTGCTCCGCCTGCCCGGCCCGCGCTGA
- a CDS encoding FKBP-type peptidyl-prolyl cis-trans isomerase, with protein sequence MTRNSAQKPEIDFPDGPAPTELVIEDLIVGDGPEAVAGGTVEVHYVGVEYDTGEEFDSSWNRGESIAFPLRGLIAGWQEGIPGMRVGGRRKLTIPPELAYGPAGGGHRLSGKTLIFVIDLLATR encoded by the coding sequence GTGACCCGGAATTCAGCCCAGAAGCCCGAGATCGACTTTCCCGACGGGCCCGCACCCACCGAGCTGGTGATCGAGGACCTGATCGTGGGGGACGGCCCGGAAGCCGTGGCCGGCGGCACCGTCGAGGTGCACTATGTCGGCGTCGAGTACGACACCGGCGAGGAGTTCGACAGCTCGTGGAACCGGGGCGAATCGATCGCGTTTCCGCTGCGCGGGCTGATCGCCGGCTGGCAGGAGGGCATCCCCGGCATGCGGGTGGGCGGCCGGCGCAAGCTGACCATCCCGCCGGAGCTGGCCTACGGCCCCGCCGGGGGTGGGCATCGCCTGTCCGGTAAGACGCTGATCTTCGTCATCGACCTGCTCGCCACCCGCTGA
- a CDS encoding phytoene desaturase family protein, translated as MTSTHDAVIVGGGHNGLVAAAYLARAGRRVLVLERLDHVGGAAVSAHAFDGVDARLSRYSYLVSLLPRRIVDDLGARVRLARRRYSSYTPDPETGGRTGLLIGPETTFAAVGAADDEARFADFHRRSRMLTERLWPTMLQPLRRRGDLRRQITAGAPDLDAVWRAMVDEPIGAAITAAVRSDLVRGVIATDALIGTFARLDDPSLIQNRCFLYHLIGGDWAVPVGGMGAVSGALAAAAAGFGAEILTGAQVSAITPDGEVRYHRDGADRWAHGEVVLANVAPAELARLTGSAPPEVTPGAQVKVNLMLRRLPRLRDETVTAEQAFGGTFHVNEGFGRLQAAYDEAAAGQVPAPLPCEVYAHSLTDPSILGDGLRAAGAHTMTVFGLHTPHRLAAADPDRVRDRLTSAVLTSLNSVLAEPIQDVIAEDAAGRLCIETKTTADLEHSLHMTAGNIFHGALRWPFAEDDDPLDTPAQRWGVATGHDRILLCGSGSRRGGGVSGIGGHNAAMAVLQR; from the coding sequence CTGACGTCCACACATGACGCCGTCATCGTCGGCGGCGGGCACAACGGGCTGGTCGCGGCGGCCTACCTGGCCCGGGCGGGGCGCCGCGTGCTGGTGCTCGAACGGCTCGACCATGTGGGCGGCGCGGCGGTGTCGGCGCACGCCTTCGACGGTGTCGACGCGCGGTTGTCGCGGTACTCGTATCTGGTCAGCCTGCTGCCGCGGCGCATCGTCGACGATCTCGGCGCCCGGGTGCGGCTGGCTCGGCGCCGCTACTCGTCCTACACCCCCGACCCGGAGACCGGCGGGCGGACCGGCCTGCTGATCGGGCCGGAGACCACCTTCGCCGCGGTCGGCGCCGCCGACGACGAGGCCCGGTTCGCCGACTTCCACCGACGGTCCCGGATGCTCACCGAACGACTGTGGCCGACCATGCTGCAGCCCCTGCGCCGCCGCGGCGACCTGCGCCGGCAGATCACCGCCGGCGCCCCGGACCTCGACGCCGTCTGGCGGGCGATGGTCGACGAACCGATCGGCGCCGCGATCACCGCGGCGGTGCGCAGCGACCTCGTCCGCGGGGTGATCGCCACCGACGCACTGATCGGGACGTTCGCCCGCCTCGACGATCCCTCGCTGATCCAGAACCGGTGCTTCCTGTACCACCTGATCGGCGGCGACTGGGCGGTTCCGGTCGGCGGGATGGGCGCGGTCAGCGGGGCGCTGGCGGCGGCCGCCGCCGGATTCGGAGCCGAGATCCTCACCGGTGCGCAGGTGTCCGCGATCACCCCGGACGGGGAGGTCCGCTACCACCGCGACGGCGCCGACCGGTGGGCCCACGGTGAGGTGGTGCTGGCCAACGTGGCACCGGCGGAGCTGGCGCGGTTGACCGGGTCGGCGCCGCCGGAGGTGACGCCGGGCGCGCAGGTGAAGGTCAACCTGATGCTGCGGCGGCTACCCCGGCTGCGCGACGAGACCGTCACCGCCGAGCAGGCGTTCGGCGGCACCTTCCACGTCAACGAAGGTTTCGGCCGACTCCAGGCGGCCTACGACGAAGCCGCCGCCGGACAGGTGCCCGCGCCGCTACCGTGCGAGGTCTACGCGCACTCCCTGACCGACCCGTCCATCCTCGGCGACGGCCTGCGCGCCGCCGGAGCGCACACGATGACGGTGTTCGGGCTGCACACCCCGCACCGGCTGGCCGCCGCGGACCCGGACCGGGTGCGCGACCGGCTCACCTCGGCGGTGTTGACATCGTTGAACTCCGTTCTCGCCGAACCCATCCAGGACGTGATCGCCGAGGATGCGGCCGGCCGGCTGTGCATCGAGACGAAAACCACCGCCGACCTCGAACATTCGTTGCACATGACGGCCGGCAACATCTTCCACGGCGCGTTGCGGTGGCCGTTCGCCGAGGACGACGATCCGCTGGACACCCCGGCGCAGCGCTGGGGCGTGGCGACCGGGCATGACCGAATCCTGTTGTGCGGCTCCGGGTCCCGCCGGGGCGGCGGGGTGTCGGGAATCGGCGGGCACAACGCCGCGATGGCGGTGCTCCAGCGTTAG